ACTTAATACTAGGTAATTAATTGAGTCAATAGATATTGGTATAATTTCCTCTGCTTCTATGAGTTCATTTATAGCCTCAGCTGCATCTCTCAAACCAGTGTTTCTTATAGCAGCCTCTCTCTCAAAAATAAGTTGATTTTCTTTTTTCAAGCTATTAATTATAATATCTGCTGATTGACCAGTTGCCTTAAGATTAAGGTCGTCTAAAACTCCTGACCTAAACCTCCGCTTTTTAGTTGGATTGGCATCTATTATATATCCCCCACCAATAGTCTCTAGGGGAGAGTATGATCTTATTACAAAGCGATCATCTCGCATGGTTACTAGAGTCTGCTCTAATCTTATTTGCACAGGCAATTCTTCTCCTGGCCACATTTCATCTCTTTCAAAAAGTACTACTCTACCCAATACCTCTGACGTTCCAGTGTAAAATCTTACTCTATCCCAGTGCTTTAAAGGTCTACTATTATCAGGTAAAAGCTTTAACATTACATCTAACATCATAGTGGCTCTTAGCAGCTTTTGAGGAGCTAAAACCTGTCCGCGTTGACACTCTTCAACTGTAACATCAGCTAAATTTAGGGCTACTCGCTGACCAGCAAAGGCCTCTTCGGCTTTTTTACCATGTATTTGAATATTTCTAATACGAGTTTTTTTGGATAATGGTTGTAGCTCTGCAGAGTCTCCTACTTTAATTGAGCCCTCCATTAAAGTTCCGGTAACAACTGTGCCAAAACCCTTTATTGGAAATGATCTATCTATGGGCATTCTAAAATCACACTCAGTGTCTCTGGCAATAGACTGCTCGGTTAGGATATCTATTTGCTTTACAAGTTCATCTAAGCCTAGTGACTGTGGTGCAGACACCTGAACGATAGGTGATTCTGCTAAAAATGTATCTTTAAGCTGTTCTCTAATTTCTTCAATAACAAGCTCACGCCACTCTTCATCTACCATATCGATTTTTGTTAAAGCAACCATACCACTTTTTATGTTTAAGAGGCTTAGGATATTTAAATGCTCTTTTGTTTGGGGCATAATACCTTCATCAGCTGCTACTACTAACAGAACTACATCAAAACCAATAGCTCCTGCTAACATGTTTTTTATAAATTTTTCATGACCAGGAACATCTACTATTCCTGCTCGTTTTCCACTCGGTAAATCAAACCAAGCAAAGCCAATATCAATGGTTAAGCCTCTCTGTTTTTCCTCTTTTAAACGGTCTGGGTCAATACCTGTTAAAGATCTAATTAGAGTTGACTTACCATGGTCAACATGACCTGCTGTACCAACAATAACATGTTTCAAGTTTACCCCTCCATTAGTCCCTGTTTTAGAACTTCAATTAAATCAGCTTCTTCATCTGTTGCAATGGTTCTTAAATCTACTAATAAACCGTCATTTTCAATACGAGCTATTAAAGGAGTTGATCCTAACCTCAATCGTTCTTCATATTTATTTACACTCATGCGGCGTGGTGTTACAACAATACCAGCAGACGGTAACTCTTCTAGTGGCAATGCTCCGCCACCAACCTGACCAACTGTATCACATACCTGTACAAAGGCATAATCAGCTACCTCAGCTAAAATTTTATCTTTAAGCTGATTAGCTCTTTCTTTTAGCTCATTTTGATTATAATTTAACATTGTAAGAGTTGGTATTTTATTTATTGCTACTTCTTCGTCTAAATATAATTTTAGGGTTGCCTCTAAAGCAGCTAAAGTAAGCTTGTCTATTCTTAATGCTCGATTTAAGTGGTTTTCTTTCATTGCTTTTATATACCTAGATTTACCCACTATAATACCAGCTTGAGGTCCTCCTAAGAGTTTATCACCACTAAAGGTAACTACATCTACTCCAGCCCTAACTACCTCTGGTACAGTTGGCTCATAACTTAAGTTAATTTTACGTGGATCTATAAACATGCCACTACCTAAGTCATCTAATACAGGTATATCATATTTTTTAGAGAGTTTAACTAACTCGGTATTGGGCACTTCTTCAGTGAATCCTAGTATTCGATAGTTACTTGTATGCACCTTTAATATTAAGGCAGTATTTTCAGTAATAGCTCTCTCATAATCTACTAAATGGGTTTTGTTGGTAGTACCAACTTCGTGTAAAAAACAACCACTCTGTTCCATAACAGCTGGGATTCTAAAAGAACCTCCAATTTCAATTAATTGACCTCTTGATACAATTGCTTCTTTTCCTTTAGCCATGGTGTTTAAGGCTAATAATACTGCTGCTGCATTGTTATTAACTACTAAGGCATCTTCTGCACCAGTTATTTCTTTTAGAAGCGTAACTACATGATCATACCTAGATCCTCTACTGCGCTTTTCCAAGCTATACTCTAGTGTTGAGTATGATGAAGCAACCTGCTCAACCTGTTGCCTTGCACTATTCGAGAGTTTGGCTCTCCCCAGGTTAGTATGTAGCACTATACCTGTACCATTTAAAACCCTACGTAGTGAATTAACCTGCTGTCTTTTTACTAAGTTTAAAAAAGTACTTATTACTGTTAATTCAACATCTTCAACTTGTTTGCCATTAAGAATATCTGTTCTTACTTGTCCTATGGCAACTCTAACAGAATCAACAACTATTTTATGACTCAACTCATTTACCCACTGAGCAATATCTGTATTCTGTAAAAGCTCATCAACCTTGGGTAATTGACGTAGTAATTTCTGCATTCATCCAATCCTCCATGATTATAAATAAAAGTCGACTTTTGCTAATCTATATAATAGTTTAGTCTTTAAGCCTACTCTTAAATCACTGTGTAGCTAAAATCCTTATAAAACATCACTAATTTTAAGGAGATCGCACATTCTACAGTAATTTTTATTAGTATTTAAATCAACTCGCACATATGAAACTGAAGCCACAGCTTTTAATGCATTTCTTTCTGCATTTTGGCAATATATTCAACTCATACCTGCCACATTTAATACTTTTATCACAGTAAAAATCACCTCCTATATTAGTTAACTAATATTATACTTTTGTTTATTTTATAAATCAAATTAAGCTAGTTCCAGTGTGAGTTTTTTATTCATAACATGTTATGAATACTTTTATAAGCAGGTGTATACATATGAAGGCCTTAGTTTTAGGTGGCGGCGGTGCTCGAGGTGCTGCCCATATAGGAGTTTTACAGGCTCTAAGTGAAAATAATTATGAATTTAATATTGTTACTGGAACAAGTGCAGGCTCTTTGGTGGGTGGTTTTTATGCTGCAGGTTTTACACCTACTGAGATTGCTAAAATATCTAGTGAAATAAACTGGGAGATATTTAATATAAGATGGTTTTCTTTATTAATAAATATTCTTAAAAGTGTGTTGTTTATAAAGCATGAGCCATATATTACAACTGATAGTTTAATTAATACAAAAAAATTTGAAAGAATTTTAAAAAAACATTTAGGAAACACTGATTTTAATAAGCTAAAATATGATTTTGTAACTCCCTGCAGTAGACCTCCATACTGGTGAGGTAGTTACCTTTTGCAAAGAGGGCTCTTTGAGTCGTGAAACCCCTTTATTAACAGACAAAAAACTATGGCAAGCTATGCGATCTTCAATGGCTTTACCGGTAGCTTTTTCGCCCATGGAATTTGCTCCTTGGCTTTTAACAGATGGAGGAGTAAAAGAAAATTTACCTGTAGACTTAGCAGCAGAACTTGGTGCCACAAGTGCTTTAGTGGTAGATGTCAGCCCTCCTATGCCTCCCCTAAAACACGATAATTTTATGCATATTGGTTTAAGGGCGCTAGATATTATTGGGCAAGAAAGCAATGATTGGACTACAAAAATAAAGGTGGACATTATTCAACCTAATGTAGCAAAAATTAATACTCTGGACTTTAATAAGTTAGATGAAGCAATTGCAGCTGGTTATAAGGCTGGTTATGATTATTTAAAGCAGCATGATATGAGCAAAAAAGGCTGATTAATATTCTTTTACATTAGCAAACTTTAAACATAGGTACAGCAATATTTTAGTGTTTTGATTATTTAACTTAATGTTTAAAATTTCTTCGATTTTTTTTAATCTTTTATAGAGGGTATTTCTGTGTATAAATAAATTTTGAGAGGTCTTTAAAACATTATAATCGCTATTAATAAATTGCACTAAAGTATTAAAATATTCACATTTATTTTTAGTATCATAGTGCTTTAGTTTAACAACTATCTCCACAAATGCCTTATTTAAATGTTTATTGTCTTTTAACTCATTAAGTAAGTTATCTACTATTAAATTTTTAAACTCATAAACTGCATTTTTATCTATTTTAGTAGCATACTCTATACAAAACATTGCCTCGTCATAAGCATCAGCTATACTGCTCAGGTTGTTAAATTGCTCACTAATAGCCATTATAAAGTCACAGTTAGAATATAACGAATTAAGATCCTTGTAAATAAGGTCACATATTATTTTGTTTTCTTTATGAAGATGGATATTGTTTTCTATGCAAATTATCATTGATGAGTTTGTTATTATATAATTATGAGGTAATTTTTCTTTTAAATATTTAGCTATGTCTGCAATATTTTTTACTAAATTTGTTTTATGGGTAAGTTTTAGTGCCCAAAGATATCTTTTTTGTTTAATATTTATATTAAAATACTCAGCTTGTTCCATTAGTTTAGACTGAGCTAATTTATTATTTATTAGTAAATCCTTGATAAAGCTCTCTACAGTTTCATACTGTTTTTTGGGTTTACAAACATCATTCACCATTGATATTGTTAGGTAGGGAACAGTGCGATTTATTATTTTCAGCTCTAAGTCACTTATTAACTTATCGTTTAAAACGATACATAAATATCCTAGATTAGCCACTATAGTTTTTAAAGGAAATATATACGTCTGTTTATTATTGATTTTAGTTAAAAAATAGTCATTATTATCAATTATTTTGCTATTATGTTTAATAATTTGATTTATAATGGCTTTTGTATTTATTTCATAATTGTGATTATAGTTTGCTAATACTTGGTGTTTAAGCTCCGAAACTACTATAAAAGATTCATTAAGATGTTTTGACAACAATTCTACAATATTTTTTAGGTAGTAATTTTTTTTACTCACCTTTAATATGTCTTCATTATACTTCATTAATCTGTAATTTATATAGTCTTCGCCACCTAATATATTACTAATAATTGGCCAAATAAAGTCGTTATAGCCCAAAAAAATAGGTATTTCAAAAAATGGAAAATTAAGTTTATTAGCTAACTCAATTGCCTCTTTGGGAATACTTTTTAAAAACCTATCTGTTTTTATACCTAAACCTACTGCCTGTTTTTGTTTAAGTATTTTGATTACATCAACTAACTCAATTTCTTTTTTATAGATAAAATAACCAGTAGTTATTATCAAGTCATTTTTACGAGACCAAAGTATACCATCGGGCACCTCTAAAACACCAATATCTTTAATCTCTTCATTTAAACCCTTTTTTCCAGCCAAAAGCTTTATGTTTCTCATTTTGGAGTTTAACTCAAATACATCTTTGACCTTCATATAATCACCACCAGTTAGTAATCTGAACTCAATTATAAACGATATTCTCTTTTAAAAAAAGAAGAGTAGTATTACTATTTTGTTTAAGTTATAAACTAAAATAGCAATACCACTTAATAGTTAAAATTATTAATACTAGGGCTTAGTTGCCTTTTGTTTGAAACCTCTTCATATCTCCATACAGTTTTTGAATAAGCTCATATTCTTGATGATCATAAAATACGCATTTTGACTCACCATAGTCTTTGGCCACCTCTAATGCAAACCTGGCTGTCATTTCTATATCAGTAATATGAGTTGCTCCAGTAGCACAACCCGCAACAGGCACCTCAGTGGTAATTGCTACCCCTATTACTGGCGCTTTAGTAGCTACTGCTGGCTGAAGAATACTATTTAAATGGTATAAACCATTTCCGTATGGTGTAATATCTTGCTGTGATAGGGGGAATACGTATGGCATTCTGCCAGTTGTTCTCATTATTATCTCTAATATATCATTACTGACTTTTAAAATATAACCCTCTTTAACTGTATTAGATACAGCAAAGCCTCTTGTATTAATAACTTTATTTCCTTTTGTAGTATCTATTGATAATATAGCATCCATTTCGGGTGTAACTTCGTACTTATTAGATGTTTGTGAATCGATTGGTGACCCCATAAATGGTACAGGAAAATGCTCTCTGGTAGGGGCATTTGGACAAATATGGGTTGTTATAATAACATCACCTTTAAGCACATCACCATTTTTTTGCATATCTATTAACTTTAACGCCACTGATAAAGCTGTTAAAGCACCATCTCCATCTGAAACAAATCCAATTACCTCAGGCCGTGCACCTATACCACCAAGTCTACCTGTTATACCTAGGGTTTTTGTCTCTCCTCCTGCAATTTTTCCATTGCTTCCTGCTATTGTAATTTTGATAACGTCTGTACTTCCACTTTCACCAAAAACAGTTTGAACATCTACATCTTTTGCGCCTCTACTTTTTAATAGGTTGGCAACCTCTTCGCCACTAGCTGTTGCTTTGTCTAGTAACTCATACATCTCTAATACCTGCTTCAACATAAACTTTCACCTCATTATTATTTTTTATCTATAGTTAATTAAAATACGCTTTTTGCAAACATAATGTATTTATTGTAAAAGCCTCAGCAAAAACAGGATCTACTATGGGTAATTTAAGTTGTTTTGCTAAAATTGAGGTTATGCCTACTGTAGACATACCTGTACAAGCCAATAAAATAACCTCTGCACCTAAATGTTTTAGCTCTTTTGCAGCGATTATGATAGCCAGCTGTCCCTCTTTAGTATATAAATCGTTGGTATTTTTTACACCTTGAGGTTTAATAAATTTAATTATATTATTTCTTAAAATATTTTTAATTGAACAGGGAGCATCCTCACGAATACCTATAATACCAATTTTTAATCCATAGTTAAAACAAAAGCTAGCTGAGGAATGGCCTGCTCCTACTATAGGTATATCAATCTTATTTTTTAATTTATTTACACAAGGGTCACCTGCACAGCTAACTACTATCCCCTGATACTTATGCTTTATATCTTCTACTATTTTTTCAATTTTCAACTCAGCTAATGCATGGCTAGCGTCATCATGCACACCATTATATTGATTAGCTATACAATATGAGGTAGTTTGTAAGTTAGGGAAATAGCTTTCTATAAGCCTTCCATGCTGATTAAGCTTTTCTTTGTCATTTAAAGTAACCACTCTTATTACAGCAATTTTAAATTTATGCATTATAAATAACACCTCTAAAATTAGCCTTTGTTATTATTTAATTTATCATACTTAGCACTGTGCATGAGGCGATTATTATTCACTATATGTGTACAAAGTGCACATCTATACTTAGTATTAGAAATTAAAAGTTTTACTAATATAAAAATCTGAAAAAATAGTACAACTATCTTTTCAGATTAAACCATAAATCATATTATTAAATTTTATTAGTCTGTATTTTTTTTCAACATAACAAATGGCTGATTATATTCCTCATGTTTGGTAATAGTAACATTTACTCCATATATTTCTTTTATATTACTCGGAGTTAATACCTCTTTAGCAGTACCATCTGCCAATATCTTACCATTTTTAAGGGCTATAATCCGATCACAGTATAAAGCAGCTAAGTTTAAGTCATGCATAATAGCTATTATTGTTAACTCACGCTGCTTGTTTAGGCTCTCAAACACATTAAAAACATCTACCTGATGCCTAATATCTAAATCTGATGTAGGTTCATCCATTAGCAATAATTTAGCCTCTTGAGCCAGTGCTTGGCTAATAACCACACGTTGTTTTTCTCCACCACTAAGCTCATAAAAGCCTCTATCTCTTAAATCCCATATATTTGTATGTTGCATAAAGCCCTTAATCACCTCTAACGATTGATTAGGGTGGGCATATCTACCCAATTTAACTATATCACTGACCTTATAGTTAAAGCTTATGCTCGTACTTTGATTAACAACTGCTACTTTACGAGCCATTTCAAGATGACTTAACTTAGTAATATCAGCGTTTTCTATGGTAATACTGCCCGTTTTTAAAGGCAGTAGTTTTGTTACAGCCTTTAAAAACGTAGATTTTCCTGCTCCATTTGGTCCAATAATGCCAATACTCTCACCGTAGTTGACATTTAAACTAAAGTTTTTTAGTACTGTTTGGTTATAACCAACTGTTATATTGTCTATTTTTAAATGACTCATTATTGAATTAGGCTAAAGCAGCTTGGGCTTTTTTTATTCCTTTATTTAATCTATTAAGAGCCTCTTCTTTTCCTAATAACTCTAAAACATCATAGGCTCCACCAGGGGTTGACTCTAAACCAGATACAGCTATTCTTAATGGCCATAATATTCTGCCAGTTTTAACTGCTAGTTCTTTTGTTGTTTGTTTGAGGGTAGCTTTTAAACTATCTTTATTCCAATCACTTAGTTTATTTAGGGCTTCATAAGAGCTTTTTAAACTCTCTAAAGCTTCGGCTAAGCCAGTTTTAGTTTTTTCATGTTTAAACATATTAACATCAAACTCAGGCAAGTTAACTAAAAAATCAACCATATCTGGTATTTCACCTAAAACTTCTACTCTGTTATGCAGTAGCTGAGCCACCTGATCTTTATTTATTTTAGTGTCTTTAAAAACACTATTTAGATATGGCATAGCTTGTTTATTAAACTGCTCTGGGCTAAGGTTTTTAATATATACACTATTCATCCAGCGTAGTTTTTTAATATCAAATACAGCTGGTGATTTACTTAAGCCAGCAATACTAAATTTCTCTTTAAGCTCATTTAAGCTAAATATTTCTTGCTCTGTTCCTGAGCTCCAACCCAACAAGGCTATATAGTTAACTATGGCATCAATTAAGTATCCTTTTTTATAAAAATCACTAAAGGCTGCATCACCATCACGTTTACTTAGCTTTTTGCCACCCTCTCTTATAATAGAGGTTAAGTGTACATAGGTTGGCACCTGCCAACCAAAAGCCTCATAAAGCAGGTTATACTTTGGTGAAGAAGATAAGTACTCTGTACCCCTAACTACATGGGTAATTTTCATAGCATGATCATCAATAACATTGGCAAAGTTATAAGTTGGTAGTCCATCTGCCTTTAGCAAGACCTGATCCTCAAGCTCTTCATTTGGTACTGTTATTTCGCCAAAAACGGCATCCTTAAAAGTTGTAGACCCCGTCACGGGCATTTTTTGTCTTATGACATATTCTTCGCCTGCATCTATTCTCTTTTGGGCATCTTCTTTACTTAAATCTCGGCAGTGTCTATCATAACGCCAAACACCACCCGCCTCTTTTCGAGCCTCATTCAATCTTTCCACAGTACAAAAACAAGGATATGCATGTCCAGACTCTACTAACTGATGCGCAAACTTTGAGTAAGTATCTTTTCTTTGACTCTGAACATAAGGTCCATAATCGCCCCCCACTTTGGGTCCTTCATCATACTCTAACCCAATCATGTCTAAGGTCTCGTAAATTACATCTAGGGCATCCTCAACATAACGACCTTGATCAGTATCCTCAATTCTTAAAATAAACTTTCCTTTGTTAACACGAGCAATTAAATAAGTATATAATGCGGTTCGCAAATTACCAATATGCATATAGCCTGTTGGACTTGGTGCAAACCTAGTACGCACTGTGGTCATAATAATCCTCCTAAGTAATTATCTACTTTATACCTTGCTGTTGACAGTCATAACATAATCCATAAAATCTCAAAGAATGGTCTTTTATTAAGAATTTATTTTCTTTCATAATTCTGTCTTCAAGCTTTTCAAGCAAATCATCATTAAATTCAATAATGGCACCACAACTAACACAGAATAAATGGTGGTGATAATGTTCCTCATCATTAATTTTTAATTCGTATCTTGCTCCTTTATCTCCAAATTCCATTTTATGAACTATGCCTAATTCTACAAAAGTATCTAGGGTTCTATACACGGTAGCTATTCCTAAATCTGGGTAGTGTTCGTGGGTAATATTGTATAACTCCTCAACGCTCAAATGCGAATGACGATATTCTAATAAGGTCTGTAAAATAGCTTGCCGTTGGCTAGTTAGTCTTAAATCATTTTCTTTTAGTTTTTTTCTTACACTATCTATTATTTGTTCCATAATATTACACCCATTATATATCAATGTTTTTTTCTTTTAAAACTAAAGCAACAATATCTCTGACAGCAAATACCAAGGTACCGCCACCAAACATAACCATCAGCGGAGAGTTTAAATTGTTAGTTCTATAAGCAACTGCAAAAATAAAAATTGCTATTACTATGTATAAACCCGGTCTTTTAAGTTCTTGTTTATACTTTTTAATGAAATCTATCATTAATAGGTCACCTACCTTTTTAAACTTTTATCTTATCTATAATTCTATCATAATTTGAGATAGTTTAACAAAAAAACGTTCAATATAGTAGGTTAATGTTTAAATTTTAACTTTTGCTGATTATTTTAATTAAGTAGTTTAAGTTTTAAGAGCATAATAAAATTTGTAACAAAAAAAGCTGTCAGCTAAATAGCTACAGCTTTTGTATTTTACTTTGCTAAGAAAAAGACTCCAAATAACATGCCACTTAAAATAACAAAGGCGGGATGTATTTTCAAAAAATGCAATGCTACAAAAGCAACCCCTGCAATAATAAAAGAAACAGGTGTGCCCATTGACTTAATACCCATTTTGTAGGTCATAAGTATTAACAATACAATTACAATAGGTCTTATTCCTTTAAGCAAACCTTGTACTTGTGGTTGATCTTTAAACTTAAAGAAAAAGGATATCATTAAAACTATGGCAATAGTAGATGGCAAAATCATTCCTAATAAGCCTACTACAGCTCCTAAAACACCAGCTTGTTCAAATCCTATTGATGCTGCCATTTTAGTTGCTATTGGTCCTGGCAAACAGTTACCCATAGCATATAAGTCACCAAACTCTTGAGCTGTCATCCACTGATATGTTTGTACAGCTTCAATCTCTAATAAAGGAATTGATGCTTGCCCACCACCAAAACCAAGAGTACCCACACGCAACATAGCTACAAATATATTCCAGAGTGTTTGTAACATTAGCCTCCCCCTTACTTGGTATACAGTATACAATACTATTTTCTCTTCTGCAAGCAAAGAGTTATTTACTTATTACAGTAACTACATTGCTCATTTTTAGTCAGTTTTATAACCTGCCATTGCTGTTGCCAAATATCTATAAATAAAAGATTACTCATATAGGCTTTAGGGTCTAATAAGTATTTGATTGCCTCTGTTGCTTGAAGTGAACCAATAATATAGGTTAAAGGTCCAAAAATACCATAACTCTCAGTGGCTGGTATTAGATCTTCACTTGGAATTTCGGGCACTAAACAGCGATAACAGCCAAGTTTTGGTTTAAATAATACTACTCTTCCTTCAAAACCTAAAGCAGAACCATGAACCCAGGGTAGGTTACTGCTAATAGTATAATCATTAATTATCATACGGGCCTTAAAATTATCCGTAGCATCAATAACTAAGTCTATATCACTTAAAAAACTGCCTATATTATACTTACTTATAAATTCAGTATAACTATCTATTTTTGTTTCGGAGTTACTCGATAGTAAAAATTCTTTAGCTGCATGTACTTTGTATTTTTCTTGAGTTACGTCTTTTTCAGTGTAGATTTGTTGACGGTGTAAGTTAGTTATAGAAACTTTATCTCCATCTATTAATCGTATATAACCAACTCCTGCTCTCACAAGGTTATTAGCAACCGCTGAGCCTAAAGCTCCGCAGCCAATAATAGCCACCCTTGCTTTGCCTAGTTTTATTTGACCCACTACCCCTATTTGAGGTAAGATAAGTTGCCTTTGATAACGATTTTCCATAAAAACACCCTTTAATACATAAGTTTATAGTTAAGTGACTCAATAATAAACCCCGATAATTTTAAGAGTTTTTTTGAACCACAAAAGGACAAGAATACATAACTTGCTTAAATTATTTCTAAATGCGTTACTTTTTATTACAACTGGTTTAGTTTATAGTATTAGCTTTTCAATATCATTAAATTTTATGCGACAGGACTTTTATCTTACATGTTTATTTAAAATTTCAATTGTGCCACAATGGTATCGCTATATGTTCAAGCTTCCTTGTTTATAACCTGTTAAATCAAGAGTAATGTATTTAAAGCCAATTGCTTTTATGCTACTAACAATTTCATTTCTTAGCTTATCATTCAGTAGTTTCTTAAAATCCTCTGCAAAAATCTCTATTCTGGCAATATCACCGTGGTATCTTAAGCGGTATTGTTTAAACCCCTGTTTTTGCAAAATTATTTCGCCCTGCTCTATTTTATGGAGATTCTCTTTGGTGAGTTGAGTGCCATAGGGTATTCTTGAAGCTAAACAAGCAAACGATGGTTTATTTGCTGTAGGTAAATCATATTTTTTAGATAACTCGTATATATCGCTCTTATACATCTCGGCTTCTGCAAATGGATGCCATACCAGCAATTCTTGGCAGGCTTTTAAACCCGGTCTATAGTCATCAAAATCGTTCATATTAGTGCCATCAGCTATATAGTAGTTTTTATATTTTTGACATTTTTCTATAATGAAGCTAAAAATCTTCTTTTTACAATAGTAACAACGATCTTTATTATTTTCTGTTATATCACTAAAGTTAAGCAATGGAATATCAAACACTTTATGCTCTACCCCTAGCTGCTTAGTATATTTTTGTGCAAAATCAACCTCACTACTCATATGTAAAGGAGATTTTGCAGTAACAGCTAATACATTAATAACAGGTATTTTACTAGCTATATATAATAGTAGAGTACTATCAACACCACCAGATAAAGCAATTATTACTTTCTTTTTTGCTGTTAGTAGTTCTATAAGTTTACGTTCTTTATTCTCCACCATTGTAGTTATAACCTCCATTTTACTATCCTAATTACCAC
This Clostridium sp. 'deep sea' DNA region includes the following protein-coding sequences:
- the selB gene encoding selenocysteine-specific translation elongation factor, with protein sequence MKHVIVGTAGHVDHGKSTLIRSLTGIDPDRLKEEKQRGLTIDIGFAWFDLPSGKRAGIVDVPGHEKFIKNMLAGAIGFDVVLLVVAADEGIMPQTKEHLNILSLLNIKSGMVALTKIDMVDEEWRELVIEEIREQLKDTFLAESPIVQVSAPQSLGLDELVKQIDILTEQSIARDTECDFRMPIDRSFPIKGFGTVVTGTLMEGSIKVGDSAELQPLSKKTRIRNIQIHGKKAEEAFAGQRVALNLADVTVEECQRGQVLAPQKLLRATMMLDVMLKLLPDNSRPLKHWDRVRFYTGTSEVLGRVVLFERDEMWPGEELPVQIRLEQTLVTMRDDRFVIRSYSPLETIGGGYIIDANPTKKRRFRSGVLDDLNLKATGQSADIIINSLKKENQLIFEREAAIRNTGLRDAAEAINELIEAEEIIPISIDSINYLVLSTKLDSVRAEIIKFLSTYHKKYPLREGAARAEIRSRFLTKASAKLYQQLIILLSETGEIYDTGDFVKLNNFKVEYTGKYLRWYENVIKKLQEGQFAPLGVNEMSEELAVKVDELKEILNNMLRNNQAIKLTENIYLLQTNYEKALKILVAYFEEHDSIDLATYRNLLNTSRKYALPLLETFDQSRITKREGNVRKLIR
- the selA gene encoding L-seryl-tRNA(Sec) selenium transferase; amino-acid sequence: MQKLLRQLPKVDELLQNTDIAQWVNELSHKIVVDSVRVAIGQVRTDILNGKQVEDVELTVISTFLNLVKRQQVNSLRRVLNGTGIVLHTNLGRAKLSNSARQQVEQVASSYSTLEYSLEKRSRGSRYDHVVTLLKEITGAEDALVVNNNAAAVLLALNTMAKGKEAIVSRGQLIEIGGSFRIPAVMEQSGCFLHEVGTTNKTHLVDYERAITENTALILKVHTSNYRILGFTEEVPNTELVKLSKKYDIPVLDDLGSGMFIDPRKINLSYEPTVPEVVRAGVDVVTFSGDKLLGGPQAGIIVGKSRYIKAMKENHLNRALRIDKLTLAALEATLKLYLDEEVAINKIPTLTMLNYNQNELKERANQLKDKILAEVADYAFVQVCDTVGQVGGGALPLEELPSAGIVVTPRRMSVNKYEERLRLGSTPLIARIENDGLLVDLRTIATDEEADLIEVLKQGLMEG
- a CDS encoding patatin-like phospholipase family protein yields the protein MSRETPLLTDKKLWQAMRSSMALPVAFSPMEFAPWLLTDGGVKENLPVDLAAELGATSALVVDVSPPMPPLKHDNFMHIGLRALDIIGQESNDWTTKIKVDIIQPNVAKINTLDFNKLDEAIAAGYKAGYDYLKQHDMSKKG
- a CDS encoding DUF1177 domain-containing protein, coding for MLKQVLEMYELLDKATASGEEVANLLKSRGAKDVDVQTVFGESGSTDVIKITIAGSNGKIAGGETKTLGITGRLGGIGARPEVIGFVSDGDGALTALSVALKLIDMQKNGDVLKGDVIITTHICPNAPTREHFPVPFMGSPIDSQTSNKYEVTPEMDAILSIDTTKGNKVINTRGFAVSNTVKEGYILKVSNDILEIIMRTTGRMPYVFPLSQQDITPYGNGLYHLNSILQPAVATKAPVIGVAITTEVPVAGCATGATHITDIEMTARFALEVAKDYGESKCVFYDHQEYELIQKLYGDMKRFQTKGN
- a CDS encoding PucR family transcriptional regulator; the protein is MKVKDVFELNSKMRNIKLLAGKKGLNEEIKDIGVLEVPDGILWSRKNDLIITTGYFIYKKEIELVDVIKILKQKQAVGLGIKTDRFLKSIPKEAIELANKLNFPFFEIPIFLGYNDFIWPIISNILGGEDYINYRLMKYNEDILKVSKKNYYLKNIVELLSKHLNESFIVVSELKHQVLANYNHNYEINTKAIINQIIKHNSKIIDNNDYFLTKINNKQTYIFPLKTIVANLGYLCIVLNDKLISDLELKIINRTVPYLTISMVNDVCKPKKQYETVESFIKDLLINNKLAQSKLMEQAEYFNINIKQKRYLWALKLTHKTNLVKNIADIAKYLKEKLPHNYIITNSSMIICIENNIHLHKENKIICDLIYKDLNSLYSNCDFIMAISEQFNNLSSIADAYDEAMFCIEYATKIDKNAVYEFKNLIVDNLLNELKDNKHLNKAFVEIVVKLKHYDTKNKCEYFNTLVQFINSDYNVLKTSQNLFIHRNTLYKRLKKIEEILNIKLNNQNTKILLYLCLKFANVKEY
- a CDS encoding aspartate/glutamate racemase family protein, whose amino-acid sequence is MHKFKIAVIRVVTLNDKEKLNQHGRLIESYFPNLQTTSYCIANQYNGVHDDASHALAELKIEKIVEDIKHKYQGIVVSCAGDPCVNKLKNKIDIPIVGAGHSSASFCFNYGLKIGIIGIREDAPCSIKNILRNNIIKFIKPQGVKNTNDLYTKEGQLAIIIAAKELKHLGAEVILLACTGMSTVGITSILAKQLKLPIVDPVFAEAFTINTLCLQKAYFN
- a CDS encoding patatin-like phospholipase family protein → MKALVLGGGGARGAAHIGVLQALSENNYEFNIVTGTSAGSLVGGFYAAGFTPTEIAKISSEINWEIFNIRWFSLLINILKSVLFIKHEPYITTDSLINTKKFERILKKHLGNTDFNKLKYDFVTPCSRPPYW